Proteins from a single region of Flavobacterium sp. YJ01:
- a CDS encoding TonB-dependent receptor, protein MTNFLITKSRSKYFKNLGFLILMLVFSAAVNAQITVSGTVSDSSGPIPGVNIIVKGTKTSTVSNFDGTYTLTSIPANSTLVFSFIGYKPYEIAVNNKTKIDALLEENLNDLKEVVVIGYGTAKRADLTGAISSISSSAVTQSVATTIDQVLQGRAAGVQIQQNTGTPGGSSSVRIRGISSITGSNEPIYVIDGVIIDGNSGSININPLAGINPNDIASIDILKDASATAIYGSRAANGVIIVTTKTGKKGDLTLNFDSYVGWQQMPKQLQVLNLREYGTLKNTRADLGIVQRDNTFIRPELLGEGTNWQDELFQVGLIQNYNLSASGGSDTTTYALGMSYFDQEGTVIGSSFDRLTLRGVIDSQVKKWFKVGVNMNLSKTNQVTTVTDDSVILIALKQTPNVAARNADGSFDGPDTTEFVQTNPLGIAMLKDNYGKDYSFRGNAYAEISFTKDLKLRTQYSLDLGFGNRYTFNPSYTFGALSNEVREGSRTKSTSENWIWTNTLTYNKVFGKHNVNAMFTQELQERNWENLYGYRSGYLTNGATDLNAGDPTTARNSNASSTNSLSSYLGRLTYSFNDRYFLTGTIRRDGSSQFADGNKWDWFPSASLAWKISNEGFLKDNTVINNLKLRAGWGITGNSSVPNNAYTSVYGTSATNWGSGQIATNTANPDLRWEKSNQTNIGLDFGFFNNRVEITTDVYYKKTDDLLLRLSLPAYVGTTGQGSTAPPYANIGSLENKGFEFSINTINMERKDFLWKTNFNISMNRFKVLKLNSESGVYDQTLQQGSDVTVVTRSAVGQTLGQFYGYKVIGRFEKATDFYYKDATGTVKPTALPEGMVIGENGVWIGDYMFEDVNKDGVINEKDAGYIGDPNPDFTFGFTNNFSFKGFDVAIMFTGSYGNDVLNYQRRWLENPRENTNLLKSALGYAQLELIDPNGPNDYRNVQIVGGDPYMPRIGASSASSASNYRLSNRFVEDGSFVRLKNISIGYNLPKDLYSKYGISNIKVYSNMQNVLTFTKYKGYDPEVGAINQNQLLNGIDNGRYPSPMVTTLGLTVNF, encoded by the coding sequence ATGACTAACTTTTTAATTACTAAAAGCAGATCTAAATACTTTAAGAATTTAGGGTTCTTAATTCTCATGCTGGTATTTTCTGCTGCGGTAAATGCGCAAATTACTGTTTCGGGTACTGTATCTGATAGTAGCGGACCAATACCTGGTGTAAATATTATCGTTAAAGGAACCAAAACAAGTACAGTATCTAATTTTGACGGAACATATACGCTTACTTCTATTCCTGCCAACAGCACTTTAGTTTTTAGTTTCATCGGTTATAAACCGTATGAAATTGCAGTAAACAATAAAACTAAAATTGATGCTTTGTTAGAAGAAAATCTAAACGACTTAAAAGAGGTTGTTGTTATTGGATATGGAACGGCGAAAAGAGCAGATTTAACAGGAGCTATTTCTTCTATATCAAGTTCGGCTGTTACACAATCTGTTGCTACAACGATCGATCAGGTTTTGCAAGGTAGAGCGGCGGGTGTACAAATACAGCAAAATACCGGTACTCCTGGAGGAAGTTCTTCTGTGCGTATTCGTGGTATCAGTTCTATTACTGGCTCAAACGAACCAATTTATGTAATTGATGGTGTAATTATAGATGGTAATTCGGGTTCTATAAATATAAATCCGCTTGCAGGAATTAACCCAAATGATATTGCTTCCATCGATATTTTGAAAGATGCTTCGGCAACTGCAATTTATGGTTCTAGAGCTGCAAACGGGGTAATTATAGTGACAACCAAAACAGGAAAAAAAGGAGATTTAACCTTAAACTTTGATAGTTATGTAGGTTGGCAGCAGATGCCAAAACAATTGCAAGTCCTAAATCTTAGAGAATATGGAACACTAAAAAATACTCGTGCAGATTTAGGAATTGTACAACGTGATAATACTTTTATTAGACCAGAATTATTAGGAGAAGGAACAAACTGGCAAGACGAATTATTTCAAGTAGGTTTAATTCAAAATTACAATTTATCTGCTTCTGGAGGTTCTGATACTACTACTTACGCATTAGGAATGTCTTATTTTGATCAAGAAGGAACGGTAATTGGATCTTCTTTTGATCGTCTAACTCTTAGAGGCGTAATTGATTCTCAGGTTAAAAAATGGTTTAAGGTTGGAGTGAACATGAATTTATCTAAAACAAACCAAGTTACTACAGTTACAGATGATTCGGTAATTTTAATCGCTTTGAAGCAAACGCCAAACGTAGCGGCAAGAAATGCAGATGGATCTTTTGACGGACCAGATACAACTGAATTTGTTCAAACCAATCCGTTAGGAATTGCGATGTTGAAAGATAATTACGGAAAAGATTATAGTTTTAGAGGAAATGCTTATGCAGAAATTAGTTTTACAAAAGACTTAAAACTTAGAACACAATACTCTTTAGATTTAGGTTTTGGAAATAGATATACTTTTAATCCGTCATACACTTTTGGAGCTTTATCAAATGAAGTTAGAGAGGGATCAAGAACAAAATCTACTAGCGAAAACTGGATTTGGACCAATACGCTGACTTATAATAAAGTATTTGGAAAACATAATGTGAATGCAATGTTTACTCAAGAGCTTCAGGAAAGAAATTGGGAAAATCTTTATGGCTACCGTTCAGGTTATTTAACAAATGGGGCAACAGATTTAAATGCAGGAGATCCTACAACAGCTAGAAACTCAAATGCAAGTTCAACAAATTCGCTTAGTTCTTATCTTGGAAGATTAACTTATTCGTTTAATGATAGATATTTTTTAACGGGAACAATCAGAAGAGATGGATCTTCTCAATTTGCTGACGGAAATAAATGGGATTGGTTTCCATCTGCTTCTTTAGCGTGGAAAATCTCAAACGAAGGATTTTTAAAAGACAACACCGTTATTAATAACCTAAAATTACGTGCAGGTTGGGGAATTACCGGAAATTCAAGCGTGCCTAACAATGCTTATACTTCTGTTTACGGAACTTCTGCAACCAATTGGGGAAGCGGTCAGATTGCAACCAATACGGCGAATCCAGATTTGAGATGGGAAAAATCGAACCAAACCAATATTGGTTTAGATTTTGGATTCTTCAATAATAGAGTCGAAATTACAACAGATGTGTATTACAAGAAAACAGACGATTTATTATTAAGATTATCACTTCCTGCCTATGTAGGTACAACAGGACAAGGTTCTACAGCTCCGCCTTATGCAAATATTGGTTCTCTTGAAAATAAAGGTTTTGAGTTTTCTATTAATACAATCAACATGGAGAGAAAAGATTTTCTTTGGAAAACAAACTTCAATATCTCTATGAATAGATTTAAAGTCTTGAAATTAAATTCAGAATCAGGAGTTTACGATCAGACTTTACAGCAAGGTTCAGATGTAACAGTTGTTACGCGCAGTGCAGTTGGTCAGACATTAGGACAGTTTTATGGTTATAAAGTAATTGGACGTTTTGAAAAAGCAACAGATTTCTATTATAAAGATGCAACAGGAACCGTAAAACCAACAGCGTTGCCAGAAGGAATGGTAATTGGGGAAAACGGAGTTTGGATTGGAGATTATATGTTTGAAGATGTAAATAAAGATGGTGTAATCAACGAAAAAGATGCTGGATATATCGGAGATCCTAATCCAGATTTTACTTTCGGTTTTACCAATAATTTCTCATTCAAAGGTTTTGACGTAGCAATTATGTTTACAGGATCTTACGGAAATGATGTTTTAAACTATCAAAGACGCTGGTTAGAAAATCCTCGAGAAAATACCAATTTATTAAAATCGGCTTTAGGATATGCGCAATTAGAATTAATTGATCCGAACGGGCCAAACGATTATCGTAACGTTCAAATCGTTGGCGGAGATCCTTATATGCCAAGAATCGGAGCTTCATCAGCATCATCTGCTTCTAACTATCGTTTGAGCAACAGATTTGTAGAAGACGGATCTTTCGTTAGGCTAAAAAATATTTCAATCGGATATAATCTTCCGAAAGATTTATATTCTAAATACGGAATCTCAAACATCAAAGTATACTCAAATATGCAGAATGTTTTGACTTTTACAAAGTATAAAGGATATGATCCAGAGGTTGGTGCAATCAATCAAAACCAACTTTTAAATGGTATTGATAACGGACGTTATCCTTCACCTATGGTAACTACACTTGGATTAACTGTTAATTTCTAA
- the fsa gene encoding fructose-6-phosphate aldolase yields the protein MKFFIDTANLHDIEEAQALGVLDGVTTNPSLMAKEGITGKENILKHYLNICNIVDGDVSAEVISTDFEGMIKEGEELATLHPQIVVKLPMIGDGVKACKYFSSKGIRTNVTLVFSAGQALLAAKAGATYVSPFLGRLDDVSTDGMHLIAEIREIYDNYNYQTQILSASVRHTMHIVNCAKVGSDVMTGPLSAIKGLLKHPLTDIGLKQFVEDAKKMNL from the coding sequence ATGAAATTTTTTATTGACACTGCTAATCTTCATGATATTGAAGAAGCGCAGGCTTTAGGCGTTTTAGATGGTGTAACCACGAATCCGTCTTTAATGGCAAAAGAAGGTATTACAGGAAAAGAAAATATCCTGAAACATTATTTAAATATTTGCAATATTGTTGATGGAGATGTTTCTGCCGAAGTAATCTCGACTGATTTTGAGGGAATGATTAAAGAAGGAGAAGAATTAGCCACTTTGCATCCTCAAATCGTGGTTAAATTACCAATGATTGGTGACGGTGTAAAAGCCTGTAAATACTTTTCTTCAAAAGGAATTCGCACAAATGTTACATTAGTTTTTTCTGCGGGACAAGCTTTATTAGCGGCTAAAGCTGGCGCGACTTATGTTTCTCCATTTTTAGGACGTTTAGATGATGTTTCTACTGATGGAATGCATTTAATTGCTGAAATCAGAGAAATCTACGATAACTACAATTACCAAACGCAAATACTTTCTGCTTCAGTAAGGCATACCATGCATATTGTAAATTGTGCCAAAGTTGGATCAGATGTTATGACAGGACCGCTTTCTGCAATAAAAGGTCTGCTAAAACATCCTTTAACTGATATTGGACTAAAACAATTTGTTGAAGATGCTAAAAAGATGAATTTATAG
- the xylA gene encoding xylose isomerase: protein MIVLGDKEYYKGIGQIKFEGKESDNPLAFKYYNPDQVVAGKTMREHFKFAIAYWHTFCGQGSDPFGPGTQQFAWDASSDPYQAAKDKADAAFEFISKMGFDYFCFHDYDLIAEGATFAESEKRLAFITDYLKQKKAESGIKLLWGTSNCFSNPRFMNGAATNPDFNVVARAGGQVKLALDATIALGGENYVFWGGREGYMSLLNTDMGRELDHMAQFLAMSRDYARSQGFKGTFFIEPKPMEPSKHQYDFDSATAIGFLKNYGLDKDFKINIEVNHATLAQHTFQHELEVAAKAGMLGSIDANRGDYQNGWDTDQFPNNIQETTEAMLVFLKAGGLQGGGVNFDAKIRRNSTDLEDVFLAHIGGADTFARALLTADKIITSSPYEKLRTERYSSFDSGKGKDFADGKLNLKDLYTIAHENGELNLQSGKQELFENIINQYI from the coding sequence ATGATAGTTTTAGGAGATAAAGAATACTACAAAGGTATTGGCCAAATTAAATTTGAAGGAAAAGAGTCTGACAATCCTTTGGCATTTAAATATTACAATCCAGACCAAGTTGTGGCTGGAAAAACAATGCGTGAGCACTTTAAATTTGCAATTGCTTACTGGCATACTTTCTGTGGACAAGGTAGCGATCCATTCGGGCCAGGAACGCAACAATTTGCTTGGGACGCTTCATCAGATCCTTATCAAGCTGCAAAAGATAAAGCAGATGCTGCTTTTGAATTCATCAGCAAAATGGGATTCGATTATTTCTGTTTTCACGATTACGATTTGATTGCTGAAGGAGCAACTTTCGCAGAATCAGAAAAACGTTTGGCTTTTATTACAGATTATTTAAAACAGAAAAAAGCAGAATCTGGAATTAAATTGCTTTGGGGAACTTCAAACTGTTTCTCAAATCCAAGATTCATGAACGGAGCAGCTACAAATCCTGATTTTAATGTTGTGGCAAGAGCTGGAGGACAAGTAAAATTAGCGCTTGATGCAACAATTGCTTTAGGTGGAGAAAATTACGTATTCTGGGGAGGTAGAGAAGGTTATATGTCTTTACTAAATACAGATATGGGAAGAGAATTAGACCACATGGCACAATTTTTAGCAATGTCTAGAGACTATGCAAGATCTCAAGGTTTTAAAGGAACTTTCTTTATCGAGCCAAAACCAATGGAGCCATCAAAACACCAATACGATTTTGACTCTGCAACTGCAATTGGATTCTTAAAAAACTATGGTTTAGACAAAGATTTTAAAATCAATATCGAAGTTAACCACGCGACATTGGCACAACATACTTTTCAACACGAATTAGAAGTGGCTGCAAAAGCTGGAATGTTAGGAAGTATCGATGCTAACAGAGGTGATTACCAAAACGGATGGGATACAGATCAATTTCCAAATAACATCCAAGAAACTACTGAAGCAATGTTAGTTTTCTTAAAAGCTGGAGGATTGCAAGGCGGAGGAGTTAACTTTGATGCTAAAATCAGAAGAAACTCTACAGATTTAGAAGATGTTTTCTTAGCGCACATTGGTGGAGCTGATACTTTTGCAAGAGCTTTATTGACTGCCGATAAAATCATAACTTCTTCTCCTTACGAAAAATTAAGAACAGAAAGATACAGTTCATTCGATTCTGGAAAAGGAAAAGATTTTGCTGATGGAAAATTAAATCTTAAAGATCTTTATACTATCGCTCACGAAAATGGAGAATTAAATCTTCAAAGCGGTAAACAAGAATTGTTTGAAAATATCATCAATCAATACATTTAA
- a CDS encoding FGGY-family carbohydrate kinase, translating into MYYIGYDIGSSSVKAALVEAETGKKVIVLNEPQNEMEILSIHPDWAEQDPEIWWQHICTATKRAIKEANIDASKIQGIGISYQMHGLVIVDKDGNALRNSIIWCDSRAVEIGNKAFAEIGEEKCMSHLLNSPGNFTASKLKWVKENEPEVYNKIAKYMLPGDYIALKLTGEVTTTKNGLSEGMLWDYKENKVADWLLEYYGIDTSLTPKIVENFTNQGVVTEKASAESGLPAGIPIVYRAGDQPNNALSLNVLRPGEVAATGGTSGVFYAVTETNSGKSTRVNNFVHVNYTESNPRVGKLLNINGAGIQYRWMRNNIGNESYEEMNEKASQINVGSQGLVVIPFGNGAERMFNNKNIGSHILNLNFNIHTNAHLFRASLEAIAFSFVYGMECLKDDNATINVIRAGNDNLFRSEIFSNTVATLIGHEIEIYNTTGAVGAARAVGLTDGDFEKFGSGITTNDHVMTFLPLKNKEEYEAAYQKWKKELELILTNK; encoded by the coding sequence ATGTATTATATCGGATATGATATTGGAAGTTCTTCTGTCAAGGCAGCCTTGGTAGAAGCTGAAACGGGTAAAAAAGTGATCGTTTTGAATGAACCGCAGAACGAAATGGAAATCCTTTCAATTCACCCAGATTGGGCAGAGCAAGATCCTGAAATTTGGTGGCAGCACATTTGTACGGCAACGAAAAGAGCAATTAAAGAAGCGAATATCGACGCTTCTAAAATTCAGGGAATTGGCATTTCGTACCAAATGCATGGATTAGTAATTGTGGATAAAGACGGAAATGCACTTCGTAACTCTATTATTTGGTGCGATAGCCGTGCGGTTGAAATTGGAAATAAGGCTTTCGCCGAAATTGGAGAAGAAAAATGCATGTCGCATTTATTGAATTCGCCAGGAAATTTTACAGCTTCAAAGCTAAAATGGGTGAAAGAAAACGAACCTGAAGTTTACAATAAAATTGCTAAATATATGCTTCCGGGAGATTACATCGCATTGAAGTTGACAGGCGAAGTAACGACAACTAAAAACGGTTTGTCTGAAGGAATGCTTTGGGATTATAAAGAAAATAAAGTAGCCGATTGGCTTTTAGAATATTACGGAATTGATACTTCATTGACGCCGAAAATTGTAGAAAATTTTACGAATCAAGGAGTTGTTACAGAAAAAGCTTCGGCAGAATCTGGTCTTCCGGCTGGAATTCCGATCGTGTACAGAGCAGGAGATCAACCAAATAATGCGTTGTCATTAAATGTGCTTCGTCCAGGAGAAGTTGCGGCAACAGGTGGTACATCAGGCGTTTTCTATGCTGTTACAGAAACAAATTCAGGAAAAAGTACTCGTGTAAACAACTTTGTTCATGTGAATTACACGGAATCAAATCCGAGAGTTGGAAAATTACTGAATATAAATGGAGCAGGAATCCAATACCGATGGATGCGAAACAATATCGGAAATGAGTCGTATGAAGAAATGAATGAAAAAGCATCTCAGATAAATGTAGGTTCGCAAGGATTGGTTGTCATTCCGTTTGGAAATGGAGCCGAAAGAATGTTCAATAATAAAAATATTGGATCTCATATTTTAAACCTGAATTTTAATATTCATACCAACGCGCATTTATTTAGAGCATCTTTGGAAGCAATTGCATTTTCTTTTGTTTACGGAATGGAATGCCTGAAAGATGATAATGCGACGATTAATGTCATTAGAGCTGGAAATGATAATTTATTCCGTTCGGAAATTTTCTCTAATACAGTTGCAACATTAATTGGGCATGAAATAGAAATTTACAATACAACTGGAGCAGTAGGAGCGGCCAGAGCAGTAGGCTTGACAGATGGTGACTTTGAAAAATTTGGATCAGGAATTACAACAAACGATCATGTAATGACCTTTTTGCCTCTGAAAAACAAAGAGGAATACGAAGCGGCATATCAAAAATGGAAAAAAGAATTAGAATTAATATTAACAAATAAATAA
- a CDS encoding GntR family transcriptional regulator produces the protein MLKEEEKFEFIMNHESDIPKYQQLVDGITNSIAENILQKGDLLPSVNVICKTYQLSRDTVFKAYSILKDQKVIDSVPNKGYYVAGETRKVLLVLDTFKAYKEVLYHSVVNNLPDNVIIDVQFHHYNIDVFKTIINNGIGKYSKYVIMNFDHAAIAPTLSAISNDKLLLIDWNIQAKKTNNYVFQDFGKAFYESLTEAVDLFKKYKKIHFIYPDFTNHPWETVEFFKKFCADFGFEYEVITDPKKFNIEKGIAYISVSDRILGHFLEQCKEKDFEPGKDVGFLSYNETPMKKFIYKGISVVSTDFKEIGTKAAAFITHDEETKCYVPTKLIIRESL, from the coding sequence CACGAAAGTGATATTCCGAAGTACCAGCAGTTGGTGGACGGAATCACAAATTCGATTGCGGAGAATATTTTACAAAAAGGAGATTTATTGCCGTCTGTGAATGTCATCTGCAAAACGTATCAACTTTCGAGAGACACGGTTTTTAAGGCGTATTCGATTTTAAAGGATCAAAAAGTAATCGATTCTGTACCGAACAAAGGTTATTATGTGGCGGGAGAAACCAGAAAAGTGCTTTTAGTTTTAGATACGTTTAAGGCTTATAAAGAGGTTTTGTATCATTCGGTTGTGAATAATCTGCCTGATAATGTGATTATTGATGTGCAGTTTCATCATTATAATATTGATGTTTTTAAAACAATCATTAACAACGGAATCGGGAAGTATTCTAAATATGTGATTATGAATTTTGATCATGCAGCTATTGCTCCGACTTTGTCGGCAATTTCGAATGATAAACTGCTTTTGATTGATTGGAATATTCAGGCTAAAAAGACAAATAATTATGTTTTTCAGGATTTCGGAAAAGCGTTTTATGAGTCTTTGACAGAGGCGGTGGATTTGTTTAAAAAATATAAAAAGATACATTTTATTTATCCAGATTTCACGAATCATCCATGGGAAACAGTGGAGTTTTTTAAGAAATTTTGTGCCGATTTTGGTTTTGAATATGAGGTTATTACCGATCCAAAAAAGTTCAATATCGAAAAAGGAATTGCTTATATCAGTGTAAGCGACAGGATTTTAGGGCACTTTTTAGAACAGTGCAAAGAAAAAGATTTCGAACCTGGAAAAGACGTTGGATTTTTATCATACAACGAAACTCCGATGAAGAAATTTATATATAAAGGAATTTCAGTCGTATCAACTGATTTTAAAGAAATAGGAACCAAAGCAGCGGCATTTATTACGCACGATGAAGAAACGAAGTGTTATGTGCCGACAAAATTAATAATAAGAGAATCATTATAG